In Deltaproteobacteria bacterium, one genomic interval encodes:
- a CDS encoding energy transducer TonB: MEDAESVAPVSFPKRMPARRERTGGAAWKGAGASLLLHLFVGAAVIVALSGPPKVAPQVIDLTLLSPAETDRRPVPPAFATAEPPGPAVLPEPQAPTASPTVANPPDGTAPANPSGGTAPANPSDPAAEKSAPAPGSPHAPSASSPSTGQGPVKAAAGSPPGTSGAGAAARDFAWIRDAIQHTIAYPATARRMGWEGKVVVAFQLLSDGSVRDVRVVQGSGHAALDRGAIDAVRNASPFLRSPLEAEVITPVVYRLTTR, encoded by the coding sequence CGGAATCCGTCGCACCGGTTTCCTTTCCGAAAAGGATGCCCGCGCGCCGGGAGAGGACGGGCGGAGCCGCCTGGAAAGGGGCAGGGGCGTCCCTCCTCCTGCACCTCTTCGTCGGGGCGGCGGTGATCGTCGCACTCTCCGGCCCCCCGAAGGTAGCCCCGCAGGTGATCGACCTCACTCTCCTGTCCCCCGCCGAAACCGACCGGCGCCCGGTCCCGCCCGCCTTCGCCACGGCGGAACCCCCCGGGCCGGCCGTCCTCCCGGAACCGCAGGCCCCTACCGCCTCGCCGACCGTCGCGAATCCGCCCGATGGGACCGCGCCGGCGAACCCGTCCGGTGGGACCGCGCCGGCGAACCCGTCCGACCCGGCGGCGGAAAAAAGCGCTCCCGCCCCCGGGTCTCCGCATGCTCCTTCCGCGTCATCGCCCTCGACAGGCCAGGGTCCCGTAAAGGCAGCCGCGGGGAGTCCGCCGGGGACATCGGGTGCGGGGGCGGCGGCGCGGGACTTCGCCTGGATCCGCGACGCCATCCAACATACGATCGCCTACCCGGCAACGGCGCGCCGGATGGGGTGGGAGGGGAAGGTCGTGGTGGCCTTCCAGCTCCTTTCGGACGGCTCCGTACGGGACGTGCGGGTCGTGCAGGGCTCGGGGCACGCCGCCCTGGACCGGGGAGCGATCGACGCGGTCCGAAACGCCTCCCCGTTCCTCCGTTCCCCCCTCGAGGCGGAAGTCATCACCCCCGTCGTCTATCGGCTGACGACGCGTTGA